In one window of Caldalkalibacillus thermarum DNA:
- the gabT gene encoding 4-aminobutyrate--2-oxoglutarate transaminase: protein MNRYTQIIHPIPGPKAKELLDKRNRYVARGVSNSALTFVAQAEGALITDVDGNRFIDFAGAIGTLNVGHCHPKVKETLHDQIDRYIHTGFNVIMYEPYIALAEKLCQLAPGEHEKKVLLLNSGAEAVENAVKLARKYTGRQGVVSFTRGFHGRTLMTMTMTSKVKPYKFGFGPFAPEVYKAPYPYPYRRPDGMSEADYEEWMLASFEQFLVADVAPETIACVVMEPVQGEGGFIVPGKRFVQGVYKLCQKYGIVFVADEIQTGFGRTGRYFAMDHFEVVPDLITVSKSLAAGLPLSGVIGRKEIMDAAEPGELGGTYSGSPLGCQAALAVLEIIEQEKLNQRAEEIGAQVLERFKAWQERFECIGDVRGLGAMCAIELVKDRKTKEPDKALTAQIVAEANQRGVLTLSAGLYSNVLRLLMPLVITDNQLQEGLTILEESIAAAVGGKQYV from the coding sequence ATGAACCGTTATACCCAAATAATTCATCCGATTCCGGGTCCTAAAGCGAAAGAATTGTTAGATAAGCGTAACCGCTATGTAGCCAGGGGTGTAAGCAACAGTGCGCTTACCTTTGTAGCTCAGGCCGAAGGGGCTTTAATTACCGATGTGGACGGCAACCGGTTTATCGATTTTGCGGGTGCAATTGGCACCTTAAATGTAGGCCACTGTCACCCGAAGGTGAAGGAAACGCTCCATGACCAAATTGACCGGTATATTCATACCGGATTCAACGTGATAATGTATGAGCCTTATATTGCCTTGGCGGAGAAATTGTGTCAGCTGGCTCCCGGAGAGCATGAGAAAAAAGTGCTGCTCTTAAACAGCGGCGCTGAAGCGGTGGAGAATGCTGTTAAACTGGCCCGGAAATATACGGGCCGACAAGGGGTTGTTTCATTTACCCGTGGCTTTCATGGCAGAACGTTGATGACAATGACCATGACCAGTAAAGTGAAACCTTACAAGTTTGGATTTGGACCGTTTGCCCCAGAGGTGTATAAAGCTCCTTATCCGTACCCGTATCGCCGTCCGGACGGGATGAGTGAAGCCGACTATGAAGAATGGATGTTAGCGTCATTTGAACAGTTTTTGGTGGCAGACGTTGCTCCTGAGACCATTGCCTGTGTGGTCATGGAACCCGTTCAGGGTGAGGGAGGCTTTATTGTACCGGGCAAACGTTTTGTCCAGGGAGTTTATAAGCTGTGCCAAAAGTATGGCATTGTCTTTGTGGCCGATGAGATTCAAACCGGTTTTGGACGTACCGGACGTTATTTTGCTATGGACCATTTTGAGGTAGTTCCTGACTTGATTACCGTCTCCAAATCATTAGCTGCCGGGCTGCCCTTAAGCGGTGTCATTGGACGCAAGGAGATAATGGATGCAGCAGAACCGGGAGAGTTGGGGGGAACGTACAGCGGCAGTCCGCTCGGTTGCCAGGCCGCTTTGGCTGTTTTGGAAATTATTGAACAAGAAAAATTAAATCAACGCGCGGAAGAGATCGGAGCACAGGTGCTTGAACGCTTCAAAGCGTGGCAGGAGCGGTTTGAATGTATCGGTGATGTTCGGGGTCTTGGGGCCATGTGCGCCATAGAGCTGGTCAAGGACAGAAAAACGAAGGAACCGGACAAAGCACTGACCGCCCAAATTGTTGCTGAGGCCAACCAGAGAGGTGTGCTCACCTTAAGCGCTGGATTGTACAGCAATGTGTTGCGTTTACTTATGCCCCTTGTTATTACTGATAATCAGCTGCAGGAAGGGCTGACGATTCTGGAGGAGAGTATTGCCGCGGCTGTAGGAGGGAAGCAGTATGTCTAA
- a CDS encoding APC family permease, whose product MSKQTAQFNRVLTRADVLFLAFGAMIGWGWVVLSGTWILSGGTLGAMLAFLIGGVMVVFVGLTYAELASAMPQVGGEHIYVLRGLGAKASFVASWSIALGYISVVAFEAVALPTVIEYLFPNYQVGYLWTITGWDVYFSWVIVGMAGSVFVTVINYMGIKPAAIVQMVLTLILAVVGLMLIFGSSVNGDAANLQPLFVGGAAGIMAVAIMTPFMFVGFDVIAQAAEEMNIPFKSIGKILIVAVLCAVAWYLAIIFGVGMALSPDSLENASLATADAMGAVFGSELFAKILILGGIAGIMTSWNAFIIGGSRVIYAMAKSGMLPAWLGHLHPKYKTPSNAILMIGILATLSPLLGRPMLVWLVDAGGLAIVMAYFMVALAFLALRKKEPEMERPFKAGRSTVIGWIALVLSFGFILLYLPGMPSALVWPYEWLIIVGWWILGIYFMVNMNKGKYVESPEQYLNMNIKR is encoded by the coding sequence ATGTCTAAACAAACTGCTCAGTTTAACCGTGTGCTGACACGGGCTGATGTGTTGTTTCTGGCCTTTGGGGCCATGATTGGCTGGGGCTGGGTGGTTCTGTCGGGAACCTGGATCCTTTCTGGGGGAACCCTGGGGGCCATGCTGGCTTTCCTGATCGGCGGTGTCATGGTCGTCTTTGTCGGTTTAACCTATGCTGAACTAGCCTCAGCCATGCCCCAGGTAGGAGGAGAACACATTTATGTTTTACGGGGGCTAGGGGCAAAGGCTTCCTTTGTTGCCTCCTGGTCCATTGCTTTGGGATATATTTCTGTGGTCGCCTTTGAAGCAGTGGCTTTGCCCACAGTAATAGAGTACCTTTTCCCAAACTATCAGGTGGGTTATCTGTGGACCATTACCGGTTGGGATGTCTACTTCTCCTGGGTCATTGTGGGGATGGCCGGCTCTGTTTTTGTCACCGTGATAAACTATATGGGTATTAAGCCGGCAGCGATCGTGCAGATGGTGCTCACTTTAATTTTAGCTGTAGTTGGATTAATGCTCATTTTTGGTTCCTCAGTCAACGGGGATGCTGCTAACTTGCAACCTCTGTTTGTGGGAGGCGCGGCCGGAATCATGGCTGTGGCCATTATGACCCCGTTCATGTTTGTCGGTTTCGACGTGATTGCGCAAGCGGCTGAAGAAATGAATATTCCTTTTAAGTCGATTGGCAAAATTTTGATTGTGGCGGTATTGTGTGCTGTAGCTTGGTATTTGGCTATTATTTTTGGGGTAGGTATGGCCTTAAGTCCAGATAGTCTGGAAAATGCCTCGCTCGCTACTGCGGATGCCATGGGGGCAGTGTTCGGTTCTGAATTGTTTGCCAAAATCTTGATCTTGGGTGGTATTGCCGGAATTATGACCAGCTGGAATGCGTTTATCATTGGGGGGAGCCGCGTCATTTATGCTATGGCTAAATCTGGTATGCTTCCGGCCTGGCTGGGACATTTGCATCCCAAGTACAAAACTCCCTCCAACGCCATTTTGATGATTGGTATTTTGGCCACGCTCAGTCCTTTGCTGGGGCGGCCTATGCTGGTCTGGCTGGTGGATGCGGGCGGATTAGCCATTGTGATGGCCTATTTCATGGTGGCGCTGGCTTTTCTAGCCTTGCGCAAGAAAGAACCGGAGATGGAGCGCCCGTTTAAAGCCGGCCGTTCTACAGTGATTGGCTGGATTGCCCTTGTGTTGAGCTTCGGGTTTATTCTGCTCTATTTGCCTGGCATGCCTTCCGCTTTGGTTTGGCCCTATGAGTGGTTGATCATTGTCGGCTGGTGGATCTTGGGGATTTACTTTATGGTGAACATGAACAAAGGTAAGTATGTGGAATCACCGGAACAGTACCTCAACATGAACATTAAACGTTAA
- a CDS encoding NAD-dependent succinate-semialdehyde dehydrogenase, whose protein sequence is MMPTRTPVEGQLYIGGKWRGQELDKIKVYNPATGELVGEVPKAGAKETAEAIEAAHQAFESWSSLTAHERSAYLEQYYQQIMVHKEELARLITLEMGKPLPEAQGEVVYAADFIKWFAEEGKRIYGRTIPSHLPHKRMQVWKQPVGVVAAITPWNFPAAMLTRKLGPALAAGCTMVIKPSGETPLTAVKLMELAEKAGIPAGVLNLVTGPSSVIAQEIMTNPKVRKVTFTGSTEVGKKLIEQSAGQVKKLSLELGGHAPIIVLDDADLDQAVEGVIASKFRNTGQTCVCANRIYVQAGIYDTFVERLAEKTKQLKVGNGFETGVQIGPLINREAYEKVEKHVQDAVAKGAQAVAGGFGFTREKAYFYQPTVLRDVHHGMLVMKEETFGPVAPVQKVDTEEEAVQLANDTPYGLAAYLFTQNVARGIKVAEKLEYGIVGWNDGVPSAVQAPFGGMKESGMGREGGYEGIEAFLETKYVAIGL, encoded by the coding sequence ATGATGCCAACCCGGACACCGGTTGAAGGACAGTTATATATTGGCGGAAAGTGGCGCGGACAGGAGTTGGACAAAATTAAGGTTTATAACCCGGCCACTGGGGAGCTGGTCGGAGAAGTGCCTAAGGCAGGGGCCAAGGAGACAGCCGAAGCGATTGAAGCGGCCCACCAGGCTTTTGAATCCTGGTCCTCCTTAACAGCCCATGAACGCTCGGCCTATTTGGAACAGTACTATCAGCAAATCATGGTGCATAAAGAAGAACTGGCAAGGCTGATTACCTTGGAAATGGGCAAACCGCTGCCTGAGGCCCAAGGCGAAGTTGTCTATGCCGCTGATTTTATCAAATGGTTTGCTGAAGAGGGCAAGCGGATCTATGGGCGCACCATTCCATCCCATTTGCCTCACAAGCGGATGCAGGTCTGGAAACAGCCTGTAGGCGTGGTGGCAGCCATTACGCCCTGGAATTTCCCAGCGGCCATGCTGACGCGCAAACTGGGCCCGGCTTTGGCGGCAGGGTGCACAATGGTGATCAAACCTTCCGGTGAGACGCCGCTTACGGCGGTTAAACTGATGGAACTAGCTGAAAAAGCAGGTATTCCTGCTGGAGTGCTTAATCTGGTGACCGGCCCTTCCAGCGTGATTGCCCAAGAAATCATGACCAACCCCAAAGTGAGAAAAGTGACCTTTACCGGCTCAACTGAGGTCGGGAAAAAATTAATTGAACAAAGTGCCGGACAAGTGAAAAAACTTTCCCTGGAGTTAGGCGGACACGCCCCAATTATTGTGTTGGACGATGCTGACCTGGATCAAGCAGTGGAGGGTGTCATCGCTTCCAAATTCCGCAATACCGGCCAAACGTGCGTGTGTGCCAACCGCATTTACGTCCAAGCAGGAATCTATGACACCTTTGTCGAAAGATTAGCAGAGAAGACGAAGCAATTAAAAGTGGGCAACGGTTTTGAAACAGGGGTCCAAATCGGGCCGCTGATTAATCGCGAAGCTTATGAAAAAGTAGAAAAACATGTCCAAGATGCGGTAGCCAAAGGCGCGCAAGCGGTGGCTGGCGGGTTTGGTTTTACAAGAGAAAAGGCTTATTTTTACCAGCCAACGGTGCTCAGGGATGTCCATCATGGGATGCTGGTGATGAAGGAAGAAACCTTTGGACCTGTTGCACCGGTGCAAAAAGTGGACACAGAGGAGGAAGCGGTCCAGCTGGCCAATGATACCCCTTACGGACTGGCCGCTTACCTGTTTACCCAAAATGTGGCTCGGGGTATCAAAGTGGCAGAAAAGCTGGAGTACGGCATTGTGGGCTGGAACGATGGTGTCCCGTCGGCTGTGCAGGCGCCGTTTGGAGGCATGAAGGAAAGCGGTATGGGACGGGAAGGCGGTTATGAAGGCATCGAAGCTTTCCTGGAAACCAAATATGTGGCCATTGGCTTATAG